A genomic window from Silene latifolia isolate original U9 population chromosome Y, ASM4854445v1, whole genome shotgun sequence includes:
- the LOC141634240 gene encoding 3-ketoacyl-CoA thiolase 2, peroxisomal-like, producing MERAINRQKVLLDHLRPPSSSDHNYEAFLSASNCAAGDSASYHRTSAFGDDVVIVAAYRSPLCKAKRGAFKDTYPDDILAPVLKALIEKTNVNPAEVGDIVVGTVLAPGSQRASECRLAAFYAGFPETVTVRTVNRQCSSGLQAVADVAAAIKAGFYDIGIGAGLESMTTNPMAWEGSVNPKVKEFVQAQDCLLPMGVTSENVAQRFGVTREEQDQAAVDSHRKAAAATAAGKFKDEIVPIKTKLVDPKSGDEKPITVAMDDGIRPSTTVADLAKLKPVFKKNGTTTAGNSSQVTDGAGAVLLMKRSVAMRKGLPILGVFRTFAAVGVDPAIMGIGPAVAIPAAVKAAGLELDDIDLFEINEAFASQFVYCQKKLGLDPAKINVNGGAMAIGHPLGATGARCVATLLHEMKRRGKDCRFGVISMCIGTGMGAAAVFKRGDAADELVNARTVGPNGLLSKDAR from the exons GCATCTAATTGTGCTGCTGGAGATTCTGCTTCTTATCATAGGACTAGTGCTTTTGGGGATGACGTTGTCATTGTAGC AGCATACCGCAGTCCGCTTTGTAAGGCGAAACGAGGTGCTTTCAAAGACacatatcctgatgatattcttgCACCAGTTTTGAAG GCATTGATAGAGAAAACTAATGTGAACCCAGCTGAAGTTGGAGACATTGTTGTGGGAACTGTTCTTGCCCCAGGATCACAGAGAGCTAGTGAATGTAGGCTGGCAGCATTCTATGCTGGTTTTCCTG AGACTGTTACGGTAAGAACTGTGAATAGGCAATGTTCTTCAGGCCTCCAGGCAGTTGCTGATGTAGCTGCAGCCATCAAAGCTGGATTCTATGACATTG GTATTGGTGCAGGTTTAGAGTCAATGACGACAAACCCCATGGCATGGGAAGGATCCGTAAATCCTAAA GTTAAAGAATTTGTTCAGGCGCAAGATTGTCTTCTTCCTATGGGCGTGACTTCGGAAAATGTTGCACAACGATTTGGTGTTACAAGGGAAGAGCAGGACCAGGCAGCG GTGGATTCTCACCGGAAAGCTGCTGCTGCAACTGCTGCTGGtaaatttaaagatgaaattgtACCAATAAAAACCAAG CTTGTGGACCCTAAATCTGGAGATGAAAAGCCTATCACTGTTGCTATGGATGATGGTATTCGGCCAAGCACAACCGTGGCTGACCTAGCAAAATTGAAGCCTGTATTCAAGAAAAATGGGACAACAACTGCTG GGAACTCTAGCCAGGTGACTGATGGTGCTGGAGCCGTGCTACTTATGAAAAGAAGTGTTGCTATGCGCAAAGGGTTACCTATTCTCGGTGTATTTAG GACTTTCGCTGCCGTTGGAGTTGACCCTGCTATCATGGGAATTGGGCCAGCTGTTGCAATCCCGGCTGCTGTCAAGGCTGCTGGCTTAGAACTCGATGATATTGATCTTTTTGAAATAAATGAG GCATTTGCATCTCAGTTTGTGTATTGTCAGAAGAAGTTGGGTCTTGATCCAGCAAAGATCAATGTAAATGGAGGGGCAATGGCAATAGGGCATCCTTTAGGTGCAACAG GTGCTCGTTGTGTTGCTACCTTATTGCATGAGATGAAGCGTCGCGGAAAAGATTGCCGGTTTGGAGTTATATCAATGTGTATAG GTACTGGAATGGGAGCAGCTGCAGTTTTCAAGAGAGGGGACGCTGCTGACGAGCTAGTCAATGCTCGTACAGTTGGCCCAAATGGGCTACTCTCCAAAGATGCTAGATGA
- the LOC141628570 gene encoding uncharacterized protein LOC141628570 — MFRTLGFAKCFGVDAVGASRVLWVGWRKESHMELVKACNNYIILLVKKYNGLLWYLVLVYGASCVSLRAFVLRDIEDWIKTCTYPFLMVGDFNQVEYRSDKLSVSQRAIGGADEFNLWKIRNELMDIPFKGPRFTWCNNRKGDKRVYERIDKAFGSKDWFTLFPNTGIKHYPIQIPDHAPIEVDLNLVGTSGSKPFKLDAWILV, encoded by the coding sequence ATGTTTAGAACGCTAGGTTTTGCTAAGTGTTTTGGTGTTGATGCCGTGGGGGCCTCGAGAGTTCTATGGGTAGGATGGCGCAAGGAGTCGCATATGGAGTTGGTTAAGGCATGTAATAATTATATCATTCTCCTAGTGAAAAAATATAATGGTCTTTTATGGTATCTGGTCCTTGTCTATGGTGCATCATGTGTGAGTTTGCGCGCCTTCGTTCTACGAGACATTGAGGATTGGATTAAGACTTGTACATACCCTTTTCTTATGGTTGGAGATTTTAACCAAGTCGAATATAGGAGTGATAAACTAAGCGTAAGTCAAAGGGCTATAGGAGGGGCCGATGAGTTCAATTTATGGAAAATCCGTAATGAACTTATGGACATTCCGTTCAAGGGGCCACGTTTCACGTGGTGTAATAATAGGAAGGGTGATAAAAGGGTTTACGAGCGCATCGATAAAGCTTTTGGGTCCAAAGATTGGTTTACTCTGTTCCCAAATACTGGAATCAAACACTATCCCATCCAAATACCGGATCATGCGCCAATTGAAGTGGACTTAAATCTTGTGGGAACTTCTGGAAGTAAACCTTTTAAACTGGATGCTTGGATTTTGGTGTAA